The nucleotide sequence ACCTCGTCGTCTTCTCCGACCGTTGTCTCGCGCAGGAAACGGCAGGTGTACGGTACAGATGGACGCTTTGTGATCACAGACAAGCACTTCATCACCAACTTCCCGTTCTCGGCATCGCTGAAGCTCTCGACTGGATGCTCGGGGGTTTTAGTGTCACCTAGACACGTGCTGACGGCGGCACACTGCGTTCATGATGGTCGTGGATACCGGAGGAGGCTGAAGAAGCTGCGTGTTGGTGTGATGAAGCTACAGAGAAACACCGGGAGAAGGAGGAACATGGAAGAAAGAAgcgaaagaaaacagaaaaagagaaagggaaacaagaagaagaatcaGAATAAACGGAAATCCTCGGAAAATCCTGAACAGCCGACTTTGCGGTGGACGCGTGTCAAGCAAACGTACGTACCGCAGGGCTGGATGAGCAACGCCGGTAACGAGGTGACGCTGGATTACGACTACGCCCTCCTGAAGCTGAAGCGCAGTCCCCGGGTGAAGCACATGGATTTGGGCGTGGTCCAGCGCGTCAGGCGGCTCCACTTCTCTGGATTTGACGATGATCACGCGGGAAAGGTGGTGTACAGGTTCTGCTCGGTGACGCAGGAGTCCGGCGATCTGATGTACCAGCACTGTGATGCTCGGAGAGGCTCGAGCGGCGCCGGAGTGTACGTGAGACTCCGCGAGACATCTACGGAGGCTAAGGGGAAGTGGAGGAGGAAAGTAATTGGTGTGTTTTCGGGACACAGGAGCGTGAAGGAAGCGAacggcacacacagacactacaACGTAGCGGTGAGACTCACGCCCGCCAAGCTCGCCCAGATTTGCCTTTGGATCCACAGAGACGGCGAGCGGTGCGCCTCAGACTGAGACCAACTTCAAGTGACATCGAACGTCTTGAGTGCCAAAATTTTATCCAGGGGAAACAGGATTTACGCGGGAATCCACTTTATCCTAAATGCACATTTACTGAATTTGCCTCTTCAGTTTGTTAATAGACCTACTTAACAATCTTTATACACTCGCTCAGAAAGACATTATCACATTTACACGCTTAAATCTGAAGTAGAACCACACAATCATCTACACTTCCTTCAGCTTTTCgctagtttttctttttatgctaGGATCAATTTTAATACCTACAGTTAGATCCTgaagtaaaaatgaaagaaaaagtaacCGTCGCCTTTTATAGAGGTCATAacatacaaatttttttttttgttttttaagtttatcAAAAAGTTGGAAGGGTTGTCTCTAGTGCAGTTTACTCACTTTGCTAATCCACTAATCCATCCAACTCATAGGGTGTATTAAATTTCAATATAATACACCATTCAGTTTAGCTTATGTTTATAAAAGACAGGAAGTGCAGCTGTGTCCTAAACCACACCCAGACATCTGCACATCTTAGACAGATAAGCATCGTAGCTGCagtgtcaaaataaaaaagtaaaaaaaaaaaaaaaaaaaaagttatactggtcaaaatcctttttttttttaatgaaatttagaTTCAGTAGtactacattatacacaaatACAGGGAGACCAGTAATAGCACATACTGATTTGGGATGGGGCCCACGCTCTAATTGACTGATGGTGGCGTCACCTGCATTAGTGTGCTACATAGAGCCCTTGATTCTTGACAGTATGACGTGTCATTTAGAAAATTTTGAGCATCATCACACAAGGCCTATTTCCTGTCCAAAAAGAAGGACCAGTTAACATTTTTGGTGCTAattattataagttttaaaGTCATCATCTGATCACCTTCTCTGAAAATGAACTGAAATCTTAAAGCAAACTAATTTCTAGACCCGGTGCTGCCTATGTAGGGAACCTACGCTCAAACAGAACACAGGCAGTGATGGTTAGTTTACTGTAACAATGTTATTGTAAAATGGTGCGGAAGATTTTAAatccataaaagaaaa is from Clarias gariepinus isolate MV-2021 ecotype Netherlands chromosome 22, CGAR_prim_01v2, whole genome shotgun sequence and encodes:
- the LOC128510597 gene encoding inactive serine protease 35; translation: MFPLPLSLLLTITPSLVPFSLAVNKDLLRWTDSTVPLLVNRNTVRLPSPAFSDGDSEDLSDAVCGIDCQRNLPDPGTKELERLLAYETFYENGSRTLTEVELQDVRNTSSSSPTVVSRRKRQVYGTDGRFVITDKHFITNFPFSASLKLSTGCSGVLVSPRHVLTAAHCVHDGRGYRRRLKKLRVGVMKLQRNTGRRRNMEERSERKQKKRKGNKKKNQNKRKSSENPEQPTLRWTRVKQTYVPQGWMSNAGNEVTLDYDYALLKLKRSPRVKHMDLGVVQRVRRLHFSGFDDDHAGKVVYRFCSVTQESGDLMYQHCDARRGSSGAGVYVRLRETSTEAKGKWRRKVIGVFSGHRSVKEANGTHRHYNVAVRLTPAKLAQICLWIHRDGERCASD